One segment of Carassius auratus strain Wakin chromosome 2, ASM336829v1, whole genome shotgun sequence DNA contains the following:
- the LOC113111385 gene encoding transcription factor jun-D-like, which yields MMKKDMSLNLNDQNSSSLKPDLRDAEGILSSPELGLLKLASPELERLIIQANGMVTTSPNSQFVYPKTVSDEQEFAEGFVKALEDLHKQNQLSGGACVPPTLNRLASGTDLPVYTNLSTYGSTTVNYSTDTIPFPPPPPAQSSLKDEPQTVPDMQSFGDSPPLSPINMDTQERIKAERKKLRNRIAASKCRKRKLERISRLEDKVKNLKNQNTELASTASVLREQVAQLKQRVMNHVNNGCQLLPNQVQAY from the coding sequence ATGATGAAGAAAGACATGAGTTTGAACCTAAATGACCAGAACAGCTCCAGCCTGAAGCCCGATCTGAGGGATGCTGAAGGGATCCTCAGTTCCCCCGAGCTGGGGCTCCTAAAGCTGGCTTCCCCGGAGCTGGAGAGGCTCATCATCCAGGCCAACGGGATGGTGACCACCTCGCCGAACTCCCAGTTCGTCTACCCGAAGACGGTGAGCGACGAGCAGGAGTTCGCGGAGGGATTCGTCAAAGCCCTGGAGGACCTTCACAAGCAGAACCAGCTGAGCGGAGGCGCATGCGTCCCTCCGACGCTCAACAGACTCGCGAGCGGCACGGATCTGCCCGTGTACACGAACTTGAGCACGTACGGGAGCACCACGGTGAACTATTCCACGGACACCATTCCGTTCCCTCCTCCGCCGCCCGCGCAGTCGTCTCTGAAGGACGAGCCGCAGACCGTGCCGGATATGCAGAGCTTCGGCGACAGTCCTCCGCTGTCCCCCATCAACATGGACACACAGGAGCGCATCAAGGCCGAGCGGAAGAAGCTGCGGAACCGCATCGCCGCCTCCAAATGCCGCAAGCGGAAACTGGAGCGGATATCCCGGCTGGAAGACAAAGTGAAGAACCTGAAGAACCAGAACACGGAGCTCGCGTCCACCGCCAGCGTGCTGAGAGAACAAGTGGCGCAGTTGAAACAAAGAGTGATGAACCACGTTAACAACGGGTGCCAGTTACTGCCTAACCAAGTGCAAGCTTATTAG